The Paramisgurnus dabryanus chromosome 1, PD_genome_1.1, whole genome shotgun sequence genome includes a window with the following:
- the LOC135747226 gene encoding uncharacterized protein: MEYKLYLQHKRIIPTATKRRWSDSQKGFRKHYKTWLQDPMHQDATSNCEEESSSHCNKPPHHSTDDTSESEEENSSQCNKAPHHSTDDTSESEEEEWDELNTTLHHNMQGESDNENEQNWHMTPPKDPTVSTSEMATSVYTVLTFIFCLWFGASKPEMNSFLQAFVDECIQLEQEGHYTVLQDKYVNRPTGLLQECALSCRIFVLSYRIPAHRTKILQESCRIFL; encoded by the exons ATGGAGTACAAGTTGTACCTACAACACAAGAGAATAATTCCAACAGCTACCAAAAGAAGATGGAGTGATAGTCAAAAAG GTTTTAGGAAACATTACAAAACATGGTTACAAGATCCAATGCATCAA GATGCCACATCTAATTGCGAAGAGGAAAGCAGTTCCCACTGTAACAAGCCACCACATCATTCCACA GATGACACATCTGAAAGTGAAGAAGAGAACAGTTCCCAATGTAACAAGGCACCACATCATTCCACA GATGACACATCTGAAAGTGAAGAAGAGGAGTGGGACGAACTCAACACAACACTACATCATAACAtg CAAGGAGAATCTGACAATGAGAATGAACAAAACTGGCATATGACACCCCCTAAGGACCCCACAGTAAGTACATCTGAAATGGCAACAtctgtatatacagtacttacatttatctttt GTTTGTGGTTTGGTGCTTCTAAGCCTGAAATGAATTCTTTTCTTCAGGCCTTTGTTGATGAGTGCATTCAGTTAGAGCAAGAAG GACATTACACAGTCCTACAGGACAAGTATGTGAACAGACCTACAGGACTCCTGCAGGAATGTGCCCTGTCCTGCAGGATTTTTGTTCTGTCCTACAGGATTCCTGCACATAGGACCAAAATCCTACAGGAATCCTGCAGGATTTTTTTGTAA
- the LOC135747227 gene encoding BEN domain-containing protein 6-like: protein MRREIKALRTENQELKALNFKLQKEIINRFDEVLPKSSVNKHAAPTSNITVAACTALQPTNSDLRSSELEHVEIHKKLNIRKETFQACGRGGTSWSAMVKDLAVAVFGRGTLATHSLSGKIGNANKDSQAKPPLDPAKVELVLDTVQKKFPETPRKFLRASLREKMNDEHKLSAVLFLL, encoded by the exons ATGAGAAGGGAGATCAAGGCCCTCAGAACAGAGAATCAGGAGCTAAAGGCCCTGAACTTTAAACTACAAAAAG AGATTATTAACAGATTTGATGAGGTGCTACCTAAAAGCAGTGTAAACAAGCACGCTGCACCAACCAGCAACATAACAGTTGCGGCTTGTACTGCCCTTCAACCAACCAATTCAGATCTCAGATCTTCTGAACTGGAACAT GTCGAAATCCACAAAAAATTAAACATCAGGAAAGAGACGTTCCAAGCATGTGGAAGAGGAGGCACATCATGGTCAGCCATGGTTAAAGATTTAGCTGTGGCTGTTTTTGGAAGAGGCACACTGGCAACACACAGCCTATCTGGAAAAATTGGAAATGCCAATAAAGATTCACAAGCCAAGCCTCCATTAGACCCAGCAAAAGTCGAGCTTGTTTTag ACACTGTTCAGAAGAAATTTCCAGAAACTCCACGGAAGTTTCTTAGGGCTTCTTTACGAGAAAAAATGAACGATGAACACAAACTC AGTGCAGTGTTGTTTTTGCTGTGA